The nucleotide sequence CAGTTCGCGCTGCTGGTGGGCGGGCCGATGTTCAGGATCCAGCCGCGCCGTGAAGAGCTCGCGCGCATCATGCGCGAGGAGATCGCGGCGCACCTGCCCGACGCCGGTCTTCAGCCGAAGAACCAGTAGCAGACCGCGATCGCCGCGACCACGCCCGCCAGCTCGGCCAGCAGCGCGCAGGCCACCGTGTGCCGCGCGCGCTGGATGCCGACCGCGCCGAAGTACACGGCCAGCACGTAGAAGGTGGTCTCGGTGCTGCCCTGGATGGTGGCGGCCGCGAGCGCGGGGAAGCTGTCGACGCCCTGGCTCTTCATGGTCTCGATCAGCATCGCGCGTGCCGCGCTGCCCGAGAAGGGCTTGACCAGCGCGGTCGGCAGGGCGTCGACGAAGCGCGCGTCGAAGCCGCCCGCATGCACCAGCCAGCGCACGCCCTCGAGCGCGAGGTCGAGCGCGCCCGAGGCGCGCAGCACGCCGATCGCGCACAGCATCGCGACCAGATAGGGCAGCAGGTTCTTCGCGATGTCGAAGCCTTCCTTGGCGCCCTCGATGAAGCATTCGTAGACCTTCACGCGCTTCAGCGCGCCGGCCAGCAGGAAGGCGACGAGCACGCCGAACAGCGTGAGGTTGCCCAGCAGCGAGGAGAGCGCGGCGATGGCCGCGGCCGAGAGCGTGCCCAGCAGCGCCATGAAGCCGCCGAGCAGCAGCGCGCCGGGCAGCAGGTAGGCCAGCACCACCGGGTCCCACAGCCGGAGCCGCTGCACCGCGGCCACCGACAGCAGCCCGACCAGCGTGGAGGCGCTGGTGGCCAGCAGGATCGGCAGGAACACCAGCGTGGGATCGGCCGCGCCCTGCTGCGCGCGGTACATGAAGATGGTGACCGGCAGCAGCGTGAGCGAGGAGGCGTTGAGCACCAGGAACAGGATCTGCGCGTTGGTGGCCGTGACCGGGTCGGGGTTGAGCCGCTGCAGCTCGCGCATCGCCTTCAGGCCGATCGGCGTGGCGGCGTTGTCCAGGCCCAGCGCGTTGGCCGCGAAGTTCATGGTGATCAGGCCCAGCGCCGGATGGCCGGCCGGCACGCCGGGCATGAGCCGGCGGAACAGCGGGCCGAGCATGCGCGCGAGCCAGGCCACGAGGCCGGCCGCCTCGGCGATGCGCAGGAAGCCCAGCCACAGGGTGAGGGTGCCGAACAGCAGCACCATGACCTCGACCGCGAGCTTGGCCATCGCGAACAGGCTCTCGACCAGCGCCGCGAAGACGGCCGGGTCGCCGCCGAACAGCCAGCGGCCGAAGGCGGCCAGCGCCGCCACCAGAAAGAAACCCAGCCACAAGCCGTTGAGCACTCTTTTCCGACCCCTTTTCTTAGCCTTCTCTTACCCTCGCACGCGCCCGTGGCGCCGCGTCGATCATAGGGGTGACGTTCGTCACCGCCGCGAGCTACATTTCGAGCCATGCCCGCCACCCCGCTTCGCCGCCGCCTTGCCGTGCTCGCCCTGTGCGCCGCGGCCGCATGGATCTCGGGCTGCGCGAGCCTGCCGCCGCCGCCCGACAAGCCGCCGACCCTGGCCTTCACCGACGTGCGGCAGACCGAGCTGGGCCAGCTCGCGTACAAGGACGCGCCGGGCGGCAGCGAAACCCCGCTGTCGGGCTTCCGGCTGCTGCCCGAGGCGGCCTTCGCCTTCGACGCGCGCATCTCGCTGGCGCGCCACGCCGAGAAGTCGCTCGACGTCCAGTACTACCTGATCGAGAACGACGACGTCGGCCTGCTGTTCCTCAAGGAGCTGCGCGAGGCGGCCGCGCGCGGCGTGCGCGTGCGCCTGCTGGTCGACGACCTCTACACCGGCGGCGCGGACGAGGTCTTCAGCACCTTCTCGGCCTTCCCGAACGTGGAGGTGCGGCTGTTCAACCCGCTGCCCTCGCGCTCGAGTTCGCTGGCCACGCGGCTGGCACTGTCGATCACCGACTTCGGCCGCATCAACCACCGCATGCACAACAAGCTGCTGATCGCCGACAACAGCTTCGCGGTCTCGGGCGGGCGCAACATCGCCAACGAGTACTTCATGCGCAGCACCGCGGCGAACTTCATCGACATGGACGTGATCTCGTGCGGCCCGGTGGTGCGCCAGATGTCGGACGGCTTCGACCGCTACTGGAACAGCCCGCACGTGCGCCCGATCGAGAACATCGCGCCGCTGGCGATGACGCCCGAGGCGGCGCAGCGCCGCTTCGACGAGATCGCGCGCACGGCGGTGCCCGACGTGCCGATCCGCCCGCGCGACATCCTCGACAAGTCGCCGGTGGGCGAGCAGCTGATCACCGGCAAGCTCGACCGCTACTGGGCGCCGTTCACGCTGTTCGTGGACGACCCCGAGAAGATCACGCGCAAGCCCGAGCTGGCCTACCGCGGCAGCGTGACCGAGGGCGCGCTCGGCGTCATCGACTCGGCGCAGCACGACGTGAAGATCGCTTCGCCCTACTTCATTCCGGGCGCGCGCGGCATGGCGCAGATGAAGAAGAACATCGCCTCGGGCGCGCGCATCACGGTGATCACCAATTCGCTGGGCGCCACCGACGAGCCGCTGGCCTACGCGGGCTACGAGCGCTACCGCGCCGACATGCTGAAGATCGGCGTCAACATCTTCGAGATCGCGCCGCTGCTCAGCGGGCGCTCGGGCCAGTTCGGCGACTTCGGCAAGACCATCAGCCGGCTGCACGCCAAGCTCGCGATCGTGGACGACGAGCGCTTCTTCGTCGGCTCGATGAACCTCGACCACCGCTCGGCCGCGGTCAACACCGAGATGGGTCTGGTGATCGACAGCCCCGACATGGTCAACGACTACGACCGGCTGATGCGCACCACCGCGCGCGTCAACATCGGCTACCGCCTGCGGCTGGGGCCCGACGGCCGCCGCGTCCAGTGGCTCGAGTACGACGACGCGGGCGGCGACATCGTCCACGAGGACGAGCCCGGCGAGTTCATCTGGCTGCGCTTCAAGAACTGGCTGCTGCTGCCGATCGTGGGCGAAGAGCTGCTCTGAAACGCCTCGGCGCGCAGGCAGAATCCCCGGCTGCGGGCTCGCGCCGGGTGCTACCACCGGGTAATAATTAAGTTTAAAGTCCCTGGCGCCTTCCGCCCCGGGCCGATCCTTGCCGGATCGTCGCGGCGGCGATGCCCTGTCCCGCCTCTTCTTTCGAAAGCTTCACGGATGGACCTGACCGACGCGACCGATGCCGCCCCCGTCGACGACCTCGACGCCACCTTCGACCTGGCGCCGGTCTCGCTCTGGATCGAGGACTACAGCGCGCTGCGGCGCATGCTCGATGGCTGGCGCGCGCAGGGCGTGACCGACCTCGTCGCCTTCCTGGCCGAGGACCCGCAGCGCGTGCGCGACTGCATGGCCTCGCTGAAGGTGCTGCGCGTGAACCGCCACACGCTCGAGCTGTTCGCGGCCGAGAGCGAGGCCCATCTGCTCGGTTCGCTCGACAGCGTGTTCCGCGGCGACATGTCGGCGACCGTGGTGCACGAGCTCGACCAGCTCTGGCGCGGCCAGATGCGCTTCGAGAGCGAGACCGTGAACTACGCGCTCGACGGCCGCCGGCTCGACGTGCGGGTGCGCGCGCGCGTGCTGCCGGGCCACGAGGCGCACTGGGACCGCGTGCTGGTCGCGCTCGACGACGTGACCGAGCGCGTGGCCGCGCAGCGCCGGCAGGCCGAGAGCGAGCGCTACGCGCGCAGCCTGTTCGACCATTCGCCGGTGTCGCTGTGGGTGGAGGACTTCAGCGCGGTGCGCGGCCTGCTCGACAACCTGCGCGCGCGCGGCATCACCGACTTCACCACCTTCCTCAAGGTGCATCCCGAGTTCGTGACCCGCTGCATGCAGGAGATCCGCGTCATCGACGTGAACCACGAGACCCTGCGCATGTTCGGCGCGCCCGACCTGCGCACCCTGCTGGGCAGCCTGTCGCGCATCTTCCGCGACGAGATGCGCGAATCCTTCGCCGAGCAGCTCAACGACCTGTGGAACCACAAGACGCTGCAGCAGCGCGAGGTGATCAACTACGCGCTGTCGGGCGAGATGCTCAACATCCACATGCAGTTCGCGGTGCAGGAGGACCGGCTCGACAGCTGGGACCTGGTGCTGGTCTCGCTGGTCGACATCACCGCGCGCAAGAAGGCCGAGGCCTACCTCGAGTACCTGGGCAAGCACGACGTGCTCACGCAGCTGTGCAACCGCACCTTCTACACCGAGGAACTCAACCGGCTGGCGCGCAAGGGGCCGTGGCCGGTGTCGATCGTGGCGATCGACCTCAACGGCCTGAAGCAGCTCAACGACCAGGAAGGCCACGCCGCTGGCGACACCATGCTGCGCCGCATGGGCGAGGTGCTCGACAAGGCGGTCGACACGCCGTCCTGGCCCGCGCGCATCGGCGGCGACGAGTTCGCGGTGCTGATGCCGCAGACCGACGAGCGCGGCGCCGAGGCGATGCGCGAGCGCATCCTCGCGCTGCTGGAGCTCAACAACCAGTTCCATGCCGGCCAGAGCGGCCATGCGCTGAGCCTGGCGATCGGGCTGGCGACCTGCCATGCGGGCGATTCGCTCGAGGCCGCGCTGCAGCGCGCCGACCGCGCGATGTACGCCGACAAGGCGCTGCACTACAAGGACAGCCCGCACGAGCGCCGCGGCGGCTGAGACCGCGACGGAATTCCTAGACCGGTTGGTAATTCCGCACTCGGGGTGTATGCAAGACGACGCGCGAGACTAGAATTTCGCCATGACCGTCCCGACCGCCAAGCCCTCGTTCAAGGAGCAGATGCTGGCTGCGCGGGAAGAGGCCATCGTGCAGACCGCCAACCGGCTGCTGGCCCAGAAGGGCTTCGAATCGATGACGGTCGACGAGGTCGCGGCCTCGGTGGGCATCGCCAAGGCCAGCCTCTACAAGCATTTCCCGAGCAAGGAAGACCTGGCGGCGGCCGCCATGGTGCGGCTGATGCAGCGCACGCTCGATCTGCTCGCGTCGCTGCCGGCCGACGAGCCGCCGATCGGCAAGTTGCGCGCCACGGTGCGCTGGGCGCTCGAGCTGCAGCTCGCGGGCGAGATGCCCTCGCTGCCGCACCAGAATTCCAGCCTGCGCGCGACCCTGCTGGGCAACCGCGGCTACATCGACCGGCTGGTGACCATCAGCGACACCCTCGGCGGCTGGATCCAGGCGGCCCAGGCCGACGGCTCGATGAATCCGAAGCTGCCCGCGATCGGCGTGCTCTACACGCTCTATGCGCGCGGCTGCGATCCGGTGCTGGGTTTCCTGCAGGGCGGCGGGCAGCACAGCGACGCGCAGATCGTCGAGCTGGTGCTCTCGACCTGCTTCGACGGGCTGGCCGCGCGCTGAAGCGCGGCTCGAAT is from Variovorax paradoxus and encodes:
- a CDS encoding phospholipase D family protein, producing the protein MPATPLRRRLAVLALCAAAAWISGCASLPPPPDKPPTLAFTDVRQTELGQLAYKDAPGGSETPLSGFRLLPEAAFAFDARISLARHAEKSLDVQYYLIENDDVGLLFLKELREAAARGVRVRLLVDDLYTGGADEVFSTFSAFPNVEVRLFNPLPSRSSSLATRLALSITDFGRINHRMHNKLLIADNSFAVSGGRNIANEYFMRSTAANFIDMDVISCGPVVRQMSDGFDRYWNSPHVRPIENIAPLAMTPEAAQRRFDEIARTAVPDVPIRPRDILDKSPVGEQLITGKLDRYWAPFTLFVDDPEKITRKPELAYRGSVTEGALGVIDSAQHDVKIASPYFIPGARGMAQMKKNIASGARITVITNSLGATDEPLAYAGYERYRADMLKIGVNIFEIAPLLSGRSGQFGDFGKTISRLHAKLAIVDDERFFVGSMNLDHRSAAVNTEMGLVIDSPDMVNDYDRLMRTTARVNIGYRLRLGPDGRRVQWLEYDDAGGDIVHEDEPGEFIWLRFKNWLLLPIVGEELL
- a CDS encoding spore maturation protein, producing MLNGLWLGFFLVAALAAFGRWLFGGDPAVFAALVESLFAMAKLAVEVMVLLFGTLTLWLGFLRIAEAAGLVAWLARMLGPLFRRLMPGVPAGHPALGLITMNFAANALGLDNAATPIGLKAMRELQRLNPDPVTATNAQILFLVLNASSLTLLPVTIFMYRAQQGAADPTLVFLPILLATSASTLVGLLSVAAVQRLRLWDPVVLAYLLPGALLLGGFMALLGTLSAAAIAALSSLLGNLTLFGVLVAFLLAGALKRVKVYECFIEGAKEGFDIAKNLLPYLVAMLCAIGVLRASGALDLALEGVRWLVHAGGFDARFVDALPTALVKPFSGSAARAMLIETMKSQGVDSFPALAAATIQGSTETTFYVLAVYFGAVGIQRARHTVACALLAELAGVVAAIAVCYWFFG
- a CDS encoding helix-turn-helix transcriptional regulator is translated as MLAAREEAIVQTANRLLAQKGFESMTVDEVAASVGIAKASLYKHFPSKEDLAAAAMVRLMQRTLDLLASLPADEPPIGKLRATVRWALELQLAGEMPSLPHQNSSLRATLLGNRGYIDRLVTISDTLGGWIQAAQADGSMNPKLPAIGVLYTLYARGCDPVLGFLQGGGQHSDAQIVELVLSTCFDGLAAR
- a CDS encoding diguanylate cyclase; this encodes MDLTDATDAAPVDDLDATFDLAPVSLWIEDYSALRRMLDGWRAQGVTDLVAFLAEDPQRVRDCMASLKVLRVNRHTLELFAAESEAHLLGSLDSVFRGDMSATVVHELDQLWRGQMRFESETVNYALDGRRLDVRVRARVLPGHEAHWDRVLVALDDVTERVAAQRRQAESERYARSLFDHSPVSLWVEDFSAVRGLLDNLRARGITDFTTFLKVHPEFVTRCMQEIRVIDVNHETLRMFGAPDLRTLLGSLSRIFRDEMRESFAEQLNDLWNHKTLQQREVINYALSGEMLNIHMQFAVQEDRLDSWDLVLVSLVDITARKKAEAYLEYLGKHDVLTQLCNRTFYTEELNRLARKGPWPVSIVAIDLNGLKQLNDQEGHAAGDTMLRRMGEVLDKAVDTPSWPARIGGDEFAVLMPQTDERGAEAMRERILALLELNNQFHAGQSGHALSLAIGLATCHAGDSLEAALQRADRAMYADKALHYKDSPHERRGG